Below is a genomic region from Mycolicibacter hiberniae.
CCACAGCGGCTTGGCCAGCCGGTCGGGCGGCAACGCCCGCAGACACGACGCGATCTGCTCGTCGGGATAGTCATGGCCCCGGCCGTGCTCGCCGCAGCCCAGGGATTCGGTGTACTCCCGGCTGATCTGCTGCGCCTGCGCCACCTCGACCTGAGCCTGACAGGGCCCACTCTGGATGATCGCCGCCCGGAACAGCCCGGCCGATTCCGGCGCGGCCAGGTGGTCGCAGACCGACATACCGCCGGCGGACTCACCGGCAATGGTCACCTTGTCCGGATCGCCGCCGAACGCATCGATGTTGTCGCGCACCCAGCGCAGCGCCGCCTGCTGATCCGCCAGGCCGTAGTTGCCCGGGTCCCCCAGTGCCGGGTCGGCCAGGAAGCCGAGGGCGCCCAACCGGTAGTTGACGGTGACGACCACGATGCGGCCCCGGACCGCGAGGCGTTGCGCGTGATAGATGTCGCCGGCGCCCCGCATGAAGCTGCCGCCGTGAATCCAGACCATGACCGGCAGCGGCTCGGCCGCCGAACCGGTCGGCGTCCACACGTTCAGCGTCAGACAGTCCTCGCTGGTCGGGTCCGCGTCGCCGGCGTCCGGCTGGATGCACCACGGTCCGCGCCGCACCGCCTCGCGCACCCCCGGCCAGGCGGGCATCGGCGCCGGCGGCTGCCATCGCAGCGGACCGACCGGCGGCGCGGCGTACGGGACTCCTTGGAACAGACGGTGATCCGGACCGACGCTTCCTCTCAGCAGACCGGAGCCGGTTCGCACCACGTCGGCGTTGAGCGCGACAGCACGAGGGCCCACGCCGGGCTGGGACGCCGCACCGTCAGAACTCGCGCACCCGGCAGCCAGCACCGCGGTGAGCGCCAGCACCAGGACGCCGGCCCGCGCCACCCGGCGACACGATCGGATCGACATGACCGAAGAGCCTAATCGGCCGGATCGGCGCAAAGCGGGTACACGACGGGCGACTATGCCCGACACTGGTGCGGACCTGACACCTGTCAAGAATTGTGGACGAGGAGCCGGACTTGAGCACACCGACAGTTGACCAGGCGGCCCAGGTATTCGCCGACCCCAGCGCCTACGCCGACGACACTCGGCTGCATGCCGCGCTGACACACCTGCGCGCCCACGCACCGGTGTGCCTGGTCGACCGGCGGCCCTACCGCCCGTTCTGGGCGATCACCCGGCACGCCGACATCATGGAGATCGAACGCGACAACGCGCTGTGGATCAACGAACCGCGGCCGGTGCTGGTGCCCGCCGAGTCCGACGACCTGCAGCGCTCCCTGCTGGAGTCCGGCATGGGTCTGCGCACGCTGATCCACATGGACGACCCGCTGCACCAGAAGATGCGTTCCATCGTCTCGGAGTGGTTCCGCCCCAAGGCAATGCGCAATCTCAGGGCCCGTATCGACGAACTCGCGCACCGCTACGTCGAGAAGATGGTCCAGCTGGGGGGCGAGTGCGACTTCGTCCAGGAGGTCGCGGTCAACTACCCACTGTTCGTGATCCTGTCACTGCTCGGCCTGCCCGAATCGGACTTTCCCCGCATGCTGCGCCTGACCCAGGAGCTGTTCGGCGGTGACGATGAGGAGTACCGCCGCGGCTTGACTCCCGAGGAGCAGCTGCCGGTGCTGCTCGACTTCTTCGCCTACTTCGGGGCGCTGACCGCCGAGCGGCGAGCCCGCCCGACCGAGGACCTGGCCTCCACGATCGCCAACGCGACCATCGACGGGGCGCCGCTGTCCGATGTGGACACCGCCTCCTACTACGTCATCATCGCCACCGCCGGCCACGACACCACCAGCGCGGCGATCAGCGGCGGCATGCAGGCACTGATCGAGCATCCCGAGCAGCGCGAGCGCCTCCGCGCCGACATGAACCTCATGCCGACCGCGGTCGAGGAGATCATTCGCTGGGTGACGCCGGTCAAGGAGTTCATGCGCACCGCGACCGCCGACACGCAGGTGCGCGGCGTGCCGATCGCCAAAGGAGAATCGGTCTACCTGTCCTACGTCTCGGCCAACCGTGACGAGGACGTGTTCGCCGACCCGTTCGTCTTCGACGTCGGACGCGACCCGAACAAGCATCTGGCGTTCGGGCACGGCGTGCACTTCTGCGTGGGTTCCGCCTTGGCGCGCATGGAGATCAGCAGCTTCTTCAGCGCCCTGCTGCCCCGCCTGGAATCCGCCGAACTGGCCGGCGATCCGCAGCTGGTGTCGACGACGTTCGTCGGCGGGCTCAAGCACCTGCCGATCCGCTATCGCATCCGGCCCTGACCGCACAGCAGCGCAGCCGCCCGTTGAGCCAGCATCGCGATCGTCGCGTGCGGCCCGCGACTGGGGATCGTGGGCAGCGCCGATCCGTCGATAACCCATAGCCCGGCGATCCCCCGCACCCTGCACTGCGCGTCGAGCACCGCGGCCCGGTCGGCATCGTTGCCCATGGGCGCGCTGCCGCACAGGTGTTGCGAAGTCGACCAACGCGGCTCGGTGCCAGAGGTTGTGGTGCCCAGGACAGCCCCGAGCAACTCCACCCCGCGGCGCAGCTCGGCAAGGTCTTGCGGCTCGGTGTCATAGCGGTGCTCGATGCGCGGGGCGACCTGCGGATCCGCCGACACCAGACTGATCCGGCCGCGGGCGCGCGGGGTCATCAGCGCAACGCCGATCTGCGGCGGATCGACGGCGGCGGCCTCACCGACCATGGTCGCGAAACCCGTGGTGTAGGGCCGGATTTCCAGGCCTTCATGGTGCAGTACGGCCTCGAGCACCGGGCGGCCCGGCGTGGCCGGCCACTCGGCTGAGACCAGCCACTCCGGGTGGTCCGCGCAGTGCGCACCCACCGGAAGTGCGGATCTGACGGCAACCCCGGCGGCACGCAGCATCGCTTCCTCACCCACCCCGGACAGCATCAGCAGGTGCGCTGTGCCGATCGCTCCGGCGCACAGCACGATTCGATCCGCCGTCAGCCGCACCGGCCCCTGCTCCCCGATCGCCTCCACCGCCACGGCCCGGTCGCCCTCGATATCGACGCGCACCGCGCGGGTCTTCGTCAGGACGGTCAGGTTGGACCGGGACAGGGCCGGCCGCAGGTACGCCTGGCCCGGGCCGGTGCGCACACCTTCGACGATGTTGAGCGGGACGGCGCCGACTCCCGGTCCCGTCGCCATCGTCGCGTCGTTGAGATCGTCGATCCAGCCGAAGCCCGCCCGCGTCACCGATTCGATGAATCGATTTGTGCCAGCGCACATGTCGCGAGTGCGCCGGACCGGAATCGGCCCGGAGTCACCGTGCGCCGGGCCGTGGAAGTCCAGGTCGGTCTCAACCGCCCGAAACGCCTCCAACACCTCCGGCCAGGACCAGCCGGCGGGAAAACCGGCGAAGTCCGCGGGCAGTCCGCGGCAGAAGTAGCCGCCGTTGACCGCACCGGAGCCTCCAAGCGTGGCACCGCGCACGATGGCCGCCGCGTGGTCGCCGGTCAACTCGGCGCGGTAACGGCGCACCAGCGGGCTCGCAGCGCCGATCGGCAACCGTGCGGCATCGACGGTCTGCGCCGCCAGAACCGGGTCGTCTAGCCCGGCTCCCGACTCCACGAGGGTCACCGAGCATGCCGGATCCGCCGAGAGCAGTGCTGCGACAATGGATCCGGCGCTGCCCGCTCCCACCACCAGGGCGTCGCCGTGCACCACCGGAACCGTCAAGCCTCTAACCCCGGATCTGCGGCTTGAGTGCGGCACCGTTGCGCTCCCGCACCACACCGCCCCACAGGCCGGCGCCGTAGGCGAGGTCGTCGAGCCGTTTGAGCAGCAGGTAGCCGAGCAGCCCCAGCGGCCGTGTGTCGTCCTCGCAGCGCGCGTGGCGCAGCCAATCCACCACTCCGTCGGCAACCGCCGCCACCACCAGCGCCCTGCGGCACCGCTGAGACACCAGAGCGGCCAGCAGTGCTAGCGGCCAGTAGTGCCGACACAGGGCTGAAGCGATCTGCAGCCCGGCACCGGCCAGTCCGCGCAATGTCACGATCAGCACATCGGCCGGCGCGGTGTCGGGGCCGCGCATGGACTTGGCGACCTTGCGTCCGGCCAGCGCAGCGATCGCCAACGCGACCAGGTACCCCGCCGTCGAGCCGAGCGCCATCAGCACCCAGCCCGCCAGGGCCCATCCGGAGATCACCATGGGCGCGGTCTTGTCTGGATGCCGCGCCGACAGCGGAGCCGCCGAGCTTCCGTAGAATGCCTTGCGCGACAACCACTCCTGTATGTCGACCCGGTGGTCGTGGGCGACCTGCGCGATCGGCTCATAACGCAGCCGGCTGCCCGAGTCCACCAGGCGCCAGCACAGGTCGACGTCTTCGCCGGACCGCAGCGCCTCGTCGAAGCCACCCAAGGCACGCAACGCCGCAACACGGCAGATGATGGCCGCACTGGGGACGTAGGCGACCCTGCTGCAGGGCACCACCGGAGCCTCACAACCACCCAGATCCAGGGACGACCGGATGCCCTCGTAGCGCGCGAGCAGATTTCCGCTGTCGGCCATCGCGACGATACGCGGAGCCACCAGGGCCACGGCGGGGTCGCAGAAGTGGCCCAGCAGCGCCTCCAGCCAGCCCCGCCGCGGCACCACGTCTGAGTCGAGAAAGGCAACGAAATCCGTGGTGCAGACGCTCAGGCCGGTGTTGCGCGCCGCGGCCGGACCCCGATTCTCCGGGTGTCGCATTACCTCCAGCGTGCAGTTGTGCGCGGCCGCCAGGTCTTCTCGGCAAACCGGAACTTGCGACCCGTCATCCACCACCACGACGCGCAACCCGCGCAGCGCCGCCACCAGGCGCTGTAGACCGATTATGTTGTCCCGAACCGGAATTACTACCGTGACGTCGCGATACGATGGACCGCCGACCGGCCGCGGGTGGGCAACCGTGGCATCGAGCAGGGTCCGGGCCAGCTGAGCGCTGACGGCGTCGCGTACTTCGAGGCGGCCGTCGGACAGCATTCCCCGGGCGGCGGGCGCCAGCCTGAGCAGCCGGGTCGGCGAGCCGCCCAACAGCGTGGACCCGCGGCCCAGCACGCGCACTTTCCGGTCGACCTGCACGGCGAAGCCGTCCGGGAGACGATCCACGGTCATCGCAGCATCCCGTCCGGCCCGGGAGCCCAGCTCGTGATGGCGGCCAGCGCCGCGTCGGCCATCTCACCGAAGAACCGCCGCCCCTCGGCGGCGGTGGCGGTGGTCGGGTCACCCAGCACCCCGACGGCGCTCACTGCGGCGACACCGCCGGCACGCATGGCGGGCAACAGCTGCGCCAAGGGCGCCGTGTTTCCTGACTGCGCGCGATCCAGCCGGACACTCTCCGGTGAAAGATGCAGCAACAGAGATGTTTCGGTGTGCCCGGCATGGGCGTCAGCGCCCGCCACGGCACACGGGACCCAGGCCACGTCGCGCGCTTCGGAGCGCAGCAGGCGCACCGCTTGGGCCATCGCGGACGTATTGCCGCCGTGGCCGTTGACGAAGACCACCCGCTGAGCCCAGCAGCACGCCGACCGGCCGTACTCGACCAACAGCCGGGTCAGTGTTTCGGTGCCGATCGAGATGGTTCCGGCAAAACTCTGGTGCTCACCACTGGCGCCGTAGGCGACGGCCGGCGCCACCGCCCAGGCGCCCCGGCGGGCCGCCAGCTCACCGGCCAGCGCCTGGGCGATTCGGGTGTCAGTGTCCAGCGGCAGGTGCGGCCCGTGCTGTTCGGTCGATCCGACCGGAACCAGCAGCGTCGCGCCTGAGCCCGGCAGCTGGCGCTCTAGCAGGTTCTGCAGCTCGTTCCACGTAGAACTTCCGAGCTCGCGGCCAACCACCATCGCACGATGGTAAGCGAATTCACCTGTCGTACACCAGTTGTTGAAAAGTACGACTGGCGTAAATTTTTCTTCCGGGCACGCGATCCGGCCGCGCCTGATCACGTTCGTCCCGTTGGCCACGGGCGTATCAGCTGCCGGGGCTGATTTCGCAGGTGGACGACCCGGGCGGACTACCCGGCCTGAGCGGCCGGCACGCCGAGCGCACGGGCGAAACCAGCCGGAATCAGGATGTCCTCCGGCGACAGGTCGTGCACCGAGGCCCGGCCGAGCCCCATCAGGGCCGAGTCGATACCGCCCCGCAGGATGTCCAGGACGTTCTCCACACCCGGCTGCCCGGCGGCGGCCAGACCCCACAGGTAGGCCCGGCCGATCATCACCGCACGCGCGCCCAGCGCGACCGCCTTGACAACGTCGCTGCCCCGCCGGATACCGCCGTCGAGCAGCACCTCGATCTGGTCGCCGACCGCCTGGGCGATGGCCGGCAGGGCCCGGATCGCCGCAGGAGTGCCGTCCAGGTTGTTGCCACCGTGGTTGGAGACCGAGATCGCCGAAACACCGGCATCTACAGCACGTTTGGCGTCGTCGACGCGCATCACGCCCTTGAGCATGAACGGCCCGCCCCACAGTTCGCGAACCCAGGCGATATCTTCCCAGGTGGGCGGCGGTGTACCCATCCATTCTCCATAGGCCTGAAAGAACGGCGGCCCGGACTCGCCGGGGCGTGCCTGGTTGGGCACCCGCAGAGTCGGAGGACGCAGGGTCTTGGCCCACCGCAGGAACCAGCCCGGCCTCGCGAGGGCCTCCGGCATCATCGTGATCATGGTCTTGAGATCCATCTTCTCGGGGATGGTGGGACTGCCCCAGTCCCGCCCGTGCGAGAAGCTCCAGTCGGTGGTGGCGATCAGACCGAGCGCCCCGGCCGCCCGAGCGCGCTCCACCCGCTCGGCGATGGCATCGCGTCCCCCAAGCCAGTAGATCTGGAAGAAGGTCTTGGGATTGGCGGCGATCACCTCTTCCATCGGCTTGCTGGCGAACGACGACAGACCCATCGCGGTGCCGCGGGCCGCCGCGGCTCGGGCGACAGCTACCTCGCCGTCCGGGTCGATCGCCTGAACTCCGGTAGGCGAAATCATGACCGGCATTGAGATCTCTTGGCCCATAACGGTGGTCGACAGTTCGCGACTGGCCGGTGCGCCCACCACATGGGGAGCGAAACCCAGCTCGCTGAACGCCGCGACGTTGTCGCTGACCGTCAGACCTTTTTCGCTGGCCGAGATCAGCGAGGAGTATGCGGACTTGGGAAGCCGCTTTTTGGCTCTCTCCTGGGCGACTGCCACAGTTTCGAACCAGAGATTACGAGCCATGTTCAGATCGGACTTTCGTTGCAGAGGCGGGCCGGCGGGCGCATGGACAGCGTCAGCGGTACCACAGACGTGATCGGCTTACCGCGGGAGTGGTCCGCGGCGGGACGGGGCTTGGTGCGTTCGGCGGCCAGGGCGGGCGCGCCGTAGCCCTGCACACATTCGGGATCGGGGCCATCGAGCGGCAAGCCGGTGAAGAACTTGGCGGCCATGCACCCGCCCCGGCAGCTGTCGTAGTGCTCGCAACCACCGCACGCACCCGCGGACTGCGGTTCCCGCAGCTCGCGAAACAGCGGAGCATTCTTCCAGACGTTGCCGAAGCCGTTGTCGGCCAACACATTTCCGGCCAGAAAGCGGTCATGAATGGCGAACGGACATGCGTAGACATCCCCGACGGGGTCGATGAGGCAGACCACCCGGCCGGCGCCGCACATGTTCAGCCCGGCAAGCGCACCGGGGGCCCCGAGCCCCGACAGGTGAAAGAAAGAGTCGCCGGTCAGCACGCGCTCCCCATTGGCGACCAGCCAGTCGTAGAGCGCCACCTGCTGTTCGGCGGTCGGGTGCAGCTCGTCCCACACGTCGGCTCCCCGCCCGGACGGCCGGAGCCGAGTGATGCGCAGGGTGGCCCCGTACCGGCTGGCCAATGCGGCGAAGTCGTCGAGCTGGTCGATGTTGTGGCGGGTCGCGACGACGGAGATCTTGGCGTCGGAGAAGCCGGCCGCAGCCAGGTTCTCCAGCGCGCGGATCGCCATGTCGAACGAGCCGGGCCCGCGGATGGGGTCGTTGACCTCCGCGGTCGCGCCGTCGAGGGAGATCTGGACGTCGACGTAGTCGCTGGCCGCCAGTTGGGCCGCCACCTCGGGCGTGATCCGCAGGCCGTTGGTGGAGAACTTCACGCCGACGTGATGCTCGGTGGCGTAGTCCACCAGCTCCCAGAAGTCTGCGCGCACAGTGGGTTCACCGCCGCCGATGTTGACGTAGAACACCTGCATGCGTTCCAGCTCATCGATGATGTCCTTGCATTGTTGCGTGGACAGCTCGCGGGGATCGCGCTTGCCCGACGAAGACAGGCAGTGCACACACGCCAGGTTGCAGGCGTAGGTCAGTTCCCACGTCAGGCAGATCGGAGCGTCCAGGCCACGCTCGAATTGTTCGATCAGCCGGGGCACCGGTGCCACGGACGTCATTGGCCCTCCCTGGGCATCAGCATCTTCGAGTCCGCCAGCACGCGCAGCGCATGCAGGTAGGGACCCTGGTCGGCGTCGTCGACTCCGGCTGCACGGCAGGCGGACCGGACATCGTCGTGGTCCGGCAGAGACCGCACCACCTCGACGATGGTGCGGTTCTTCAGAAACGACAACTTACGAGTGCCGAAGTGGTACAGCAGGGCACCAAACGGCTCCGGACGCAGCGCCACCTGCGGGTGGAGCTGCCAGCCGCGGTCGGGGTCGAACACTGTTGCCTCCGACTGCACGGCGACCTCCGGCATGGTCAGTAGACGCCGCACATGCCGTCGATGGACACCTCTTCGACCAGGGTCTCGGTGACGATCTCGGCGGCGGTGTCGTTCTGCAGGTTGCTGTCCATGACGCGAGCCTTTCTCCGGGGTTCGACAATGCACTGTCGTGTCGGTCACAATCTCGGGACAGAATATGGCATCGAGTGCCGTAAAGAAAGCGGGGCTGTCGGATGGGCGGTGCACTGGAGCCACACACCCGCGCCGGCCGGCGCCGGTCCACCACCCCGCACCACATCACCGACGTGGCGATCGACCTCTTCGCCGCGCGCGGTTTCGGCGAGGTCAGCGTGGACGACGTGGCGCACGCCGCGGGTATCGGCCGCCGCACGCTGTTCCGGTACTACGCCTCCAAGAGCGCCATCCCGTGGGGCGACTTCGACGCGCACCTGCAGCAACTGCGGGCCCTGCTGGACGCCATCGAGCCGGCGGCGCCGCTGGGCGATGCGCTGCGCGCGGCACTGCTGGCGTTCAACACCTTTGACGAGAGCGAGACGGCGCGGCACCGGCGGCGCATGCGCGTGATCCTGCAGACCGACGAACTGCAGGCGTACTCGATGACGATGTATGCCGGCTGGCGCGCGGTCATCGCGGAGTTCGTGGCCCGCCGGGCGGGCCTGCACCCAGACGACCTACGGCCGCAGACGGTGGCGTGGACCATGCTGGGCGTAGCACTGAGCGCCTACGAGCGCTGGCTGGGCGACGAGACGCTGGTCTTGCCGCAGGTGTTGGGCGACGCGTTCGACGCCATCCGCGGCGGCCTGGACTGATCCGGCCCCTGCCCGGTACCGGCCTCAGCCCACGGCGGTGCGGTACGCGGCGACGACGGGCTCCAGTTCGTCGGGCGTGGCGCCGTGCAGGATCACCGCGTCGGCCCCGTAATCGAACTCCCGGCGGATGCGCCCGGCGCAGCGGCTCGCCGGGCCGGTCGCCGCGGGCTCGAGCCATTCTGCGGGGATCAGCGTCGCGATGTGCTCGATCTGCTCGGCGGTGGCTTTGTGATCGATGCCGCCCGGAATCGACAGCACCACCGGATCGTCGCGGAAGCGCTGCAGCACGGCCGGATCCCAGTCGTTGGTGCGCACCATCAGGTCGCCGTAGCCCTGCAGGTAGGTCGCCAGGCGTGCGACGGTCTTGTGCAACCGCAGCTCTTCGGGCAGGTGATCGCCTACGGTGGCCAGACAGGACCAGACGCGAACCTGCGCCGGGTCGCGGCCGGCGCGCTCGGCGGCTTCTTTCACCGTCCGCACACTGCGCTGCAGTGTCTGCGGGCTGAAGTAGGTGTGCAAGATGACGTCGTCGAACAGCGCCCCGCCCAGCGCCAGCGTCTTCGGCCCGAACGCCACCAGTGCCAGGCGGATGTCTTCGCCGAAGTCCGGGTCCAGGAACAGCACCGGGTAGCGCCCGATCGGCCCGTCGTGGTTGATGATCGTCTCGCCGTTCCAGAGGCGGCGCATCACCTGCGCGAAGTCGGCCATCTGCGCGGTGGTGACGCTCGGTATGCCGAACGCGGCGTACATCGCGGCCACACCGCGCCCGATGCCCAGCGTGAACCGCCCCCCGGACAACCGGTGCATGGTGGTGGCCCACGACGCGGTGATCAGCGGGTGGCGGGTGTTGTGGTTGGTTGCCGCGGTGGCGATCTGGGTCCGCTCGGTGACCGCGCATGCGGCGCCGACCAGC
It encodes:
- the mftR gene encoding mycofactocin system transcriptional regulator (MftR, the mycofactocin system transcriptional regulator, is an uncharacterized TetR family DNA-binding transcription factor. Its role is inferred by context. It occurs as part of the biosynthesis locus for mycofactocin, a partially characterized electron carrier derived from the terminal Val-Tyr dipeptide of the precursor peptide MftA, through a radical SAM enzyme-mediated process.), producing MGGALEPHTRAGRRRSTTPHHITDVAIDLFAARGFGEVSVDDVAHAAGIGRRTLFRYYASKSAIPWGDFDAHLQQLRALLDAIEPAAPLGDALRAALLAFNTFDESETARHRRRMRVILQTDELQAYSMTMYAGWRAVIAEFVARRAGLHPDDLRPQTVAWTMLGVALSAYERWLGDETLVLPQVLGDAFDAIRGGLD
- a CDS encoding TIGR03857 family LLM class F420-dependent oxidoreductase, with the translated sequence MTERVLGELGYYLLAGAGGDGPAALPGQARRGEELGLGTAFISERWNVKEAASLVGAACAVTERTQIATAATNHNTRHPLITASWATTMHRLSGGRFTLGIGRGVAAMYAAFGIPSVTTAQMADFAQVMRRLWNGETIINHDGPIGRYPVLFLDPDFGEDIRLALVAFGPKTLALGGALFDDVILHTYFSPQTLQRSVRTVKEAAERAGRDPAQVRVWSCLATVGDHLPEELRLHKTVARLATYLQGYGDLMVRTNDWDPAVLQRFRDDPVVLSIPGGIDHKATAEQIEHIATLIPAEWLEPAATGPASRCAGRIRREFDYGADAVILHGATPDELEPVVAAYRTAVG